Part of the Paenibacillus sp. FSL R7-0273 genome is shown below.
CAAAGTCGACATCAATTCACTAATAATCAGTTGAGCCTTGCCTAGATTCAAGTTTGCCTTCTGATGATTCACCGCATCAATCCCCTCGATACCAGCCCTGACAAATCGGATTGCTCCATCAAACAACATTATAAGCAACTGCGCTGGGGTCGATGTGTTAACCGATGATTGACGGTATTTTTCATAAGGAGAATTTATCATGTATGTCACCTTTCACTTCAAATTAACTAGAGAATAAACTGCTTAAACTTGAAGACTGAGAATTATATTTATTCATCGCGGTTTCCA
Proteins encoded:
- the fliS gene encoding flagellar export chaperone FliS, producing MINSPYEKYRQSSVNTSTPAQLLIMLFDGAIRFVRAGIEGIDAVNHQKANLNLGKAQLIISELMSTLNPSYEISKSLLSLYEYINYLLIQANVKKEKSHAEEALGYLTEFRLTWMEASKMPVNDNTHG